Within Salarias fasciatus chromosome 15, fSalaFa1.1, whole genome shotgun sequence, the genomic segment ATAGGTGATATAGCCAAAATATGATATTACGGTTTTTAAAATATCGATTTTATAAAAATTacttgtttacatttttcatactaatttgcaagtttctGAGGAGCACAACCAAACAATTTCCTCATGTAAAACAGCCCTAAAAgctaaaataaaacagacaatTTGATTCTGATAAAGTGCATGCTGAACCccttgtttttgactgttttgatGAGAATCATATCTTTTGCAAGGTAAAAAGTCAGTCACAGGAAATGCATTTATATCGAGACCTGATATTATAtacaatgatttatttaatgccTAAATAGTGAGTGTATGTGCAAGTCATAGCCTAGATTTTTGAGTTTTAATCCAACATTAATCATTTAGCTAATAATGGTTTCCTATTGTGAGACGTTTGATAAAGTTTATAGATGTAACGTCACATGACAGctcagaagaaagagagaaatgacaGCAAATTGTGCATCAAGTGAGTTGATCAAAGAAAAATACATCTTCTGCAAAAAACCTTTCCCAGATCTGAAGTGTGGCGATCAAATACCATCACATTGTCCAATCCTATTTTCATACTATGACAGTTTTTGATTGATCTTCATTATTGACAAGTTCAAAGGCTGCTTTAACTGCATGCCATGTGATGTCTGGGGAGCACCGAGTTATTTTTAACTGTTGTATAATTCTATTACATCCCCAAGATGGTATTTTACTAGCACAAAGGTTTGGCTCTTGCTGCTGAATGtgtaaaaagaggtaaaatccACCAGCTTCTCTGCATCCACTAATTCAGTGGCCTGTGCAAGATGTGGAACCTCAACTTGATAGGCCATCACATTTCGATCAAAGCGTATTGTTTGAAAAGGTTGGTATTCCAAACAATAAAGCACAGAATCAACAACATATATGTCTTTGACCAGTCCAAATTCAGGCATATTACCATTCACAACTTTGGCAAGGATCATTGACTTCTGAATTATGTATTTATTGCCATTTATCACAAGCCATTTGACTGATACTGCGTGGCTTACTTCATCATATCCGAGGAAGTCTCTCAGTTTTCCTTGTAAATACTGTAGATCTTTAACCTCAGAAACAGGTCCCATCTCcctttcatttgaaaagatTGGATGTATTGAAGGATCAACGTTTTGGCAGCTTTCATATATTTGGTTCTGATTAACCAAAGACTTGCAAGCATTCTTAAAATTGAGCTTTGAAGCCCATTGTTTAAAGAGGCAATGTTTAGATTCAAACCGCATGCACATATGCCTAACCACTGGACCCAATGATTTAATCTGTGATGGCAAATGTAACAGATAATGCTGTTTAGGTGTAATATTATGTTCTGGGAAAAGTTCCTTCCAATGCTTCAAATGATTTTCAATGAGTGACTTCAATCGATCAACAGTTGCAATGGTAAGAACAGGTGCAAGCACTATCTGCACAATCTCTATTAACTCATGTATCAGATGCACATATACATTGTCTTCCAAACTCTCCAAAACAAATGGTAATATCCTTAGCAGGACAAGAATTTGCCCAGACGACTGCTTCAATTTTCCATCACTTGACATTAATGTACTCAGTGAAATTGGGGATGGCCGATCTCTAACATCCAGAGGGGAATAAGGAAAACCCAGAATAGCAGAATTCACAGAATTCAGATCTATCAGTCCTGACTGAACAAGATGATGCAACACACCCTTGATTTCCAATGGAGCTGTACCCTCCAGAATGACATGCATAATGTCTTGTGGAGTTTGTTGTATAATGTCAAAAGTAGGGAATTCTATTAATTTGCTCCTTTGATTGATTCCATACGTTGTTCTCAGGCTATTGCGAAGCTTATCTGTATCTGCCTTTTCAATTTCATTAGTCTGTCTGATATGTCTTATCAAAGTCCTTCTAGTAAATGCATCCTCGTTGAAGTGTGACTGCATTTGCTCAAAAGAACACTCACAGTGTCTGCATTTACTGTAGGCAAAGCCAACACCCTCCTTGAACCCTGCCAGTTCATGCTGTGCCAGAGTGTCACCACAGACAGAGACCAGGGCACCATACATAGTTTTCTGTCCATTACTAGTTTGCATTTCGACACCATTGTACAGTGCATCCATATCTTCTTTAATTCTGCTCAATATTATATTTACACCACATTGACGGATGTCTACAGATCGAGCCATAGCAAGTAACCTAATAGCAGGAAGTTTAGACCGGTATTTTGGATTTATGTTTGCTATGGTGTAATACACCATCAGCAGCTTATTTTTCGATGCAAAGGATCCTAGTGGATTACAGATCTCAATTTCATCTGTGTACAGAACAATCTGTAATGCATTTGGTCTCTCAGAAAATAAGGGATGTGATTTTAAAATGGAGCCATCAACAATGTCCTGAAAAAAACCCTCCCTGCACCTCTGTGGACCCTTTTCAATCATAGAGAATATCTTTGGGTGTGATAAGAATTGCTCAAGACTTTTGACCAATGGAATGTAATGAAAGACTTTGTCTTTAATGAAAAAGTCTTTTGATGCTCCATGTTTCCTCTTGCATATAGTTTTAGAAATCAGTATTTCCTCTGCATCCAAAATGTTGAACTGCTTCCTCATAACACTGTTCTGTCTAAAGGTTGTTGCAACACTCACAAATGGgtcaacaaaactgtcaaatacaTCCATTACTTCTTTTTCAAGGTGTCCTGATGTGCATTCCAAATGCTTCTGAAGAACCTGCTCCATCTGGCTCCTGAGCTTTGTCACCAGTGATGCCTGATACTGCTGCACACCAGCAACAATGTCATTCATGCCTTTCcgaaaatgacacacacaaaaaaaacacaacacaacttcATGATATTTGCGTGCGACTGTCATGAACTGGACAACAAGGAAGGAAGATTGACCATAAAGCATAACTGGTTCAACACACTATGTGTAACTGTAAATGTGCAAGTACAATGCTGTGgtatgttttgaaaaaaacacaacaaagaaatcttACCTGTGAGAGACGGTGCTTGGCCCGGGTATTTATAACAAAGGCAGTAGCCTGTGTTTTCAGATCCTAAAACAGTGGAAATTCTATTTAGCATTCTGATATAAAGTAGCACGTAAAGTACAATGTTTATCACAGATGGAATAATCTTTATAAATAGTCATTTGAATGTTAAATCATCTTTGCTCACTACACCTGGTATGTTTTAGCTTGAATATACCATTTTGTCTTATTCATACATGAGGTGTTAAGTCACACATTACTGTACTGTACATCAAATTCAGTAGATTGTCACCAGTTAACGTACTGTTTGTGCTGTGACAGCTCGGTCCTGGTTAATGTCAGTTTGCCTTTCTTCAGTGTCAGCTGTACAAAGCTGATGACTGGTGATGCTGGAATCCTGAGGAGGCTGATCAGGTTGGATGTTGTGCTgtcacataaaagaaaaaaaaaattaccttacattttatttatatttgcaGACATATTGCATTCATGTtagattaatttgtttttatacaAACCAAGCTGCATTTGCATACAAGTCCAACTGATTTAAAATCAATAAGTTAACATCCTATTAACTTTAGGACCCGACTGAAGGACAGCATGTGAAGCTACAGTTATGTGGACAAAGACATAATTACTGATCatagtttttttctgttattttttatttgggAATTTACATCATGCTCTGTGCATTTTACTTCCAGTGCAGACTTTTTTTACGCTGCTGCCATCAATCGTCACCGTCATATACAATATCagtaaatttcaaaataaaacacaaaacctccAATGGTAAATCATCATTTTGTCAACATCAGTGCTGGCATAAGCAACGGGTCATCTGTCAGTCAGAGGGTCCTAcagcttaaagctcgtgtccggagttttgaaagagaaaggtttttttttaatccaacgtctcaggttccgccctccctctgctttcatgagcgaccaagccacgcccccttaattgtgcacgctattatccgtcgggtgaaaatgagagcctccgagtcctacagcatcctacatgtttagctgtttacggtggatgttcagcagaccgtggatatatccgaggtgagcgcggcggcttctgtggagctaactctcctctgctgggcgagcggccgtgctctctggctgctccacactttgattgacaacacgagaatgcggaagctcgaaatctattggctgacgctgaccggcgctttttcggataacatgggggtctgtgagacgaaggcggggctcataaataaatttttatattgctttatgctaatgttattgtagtatcgaaccagactgaaccagacaagctctgttgaaaaatgatacatatgttggaaacgaacagaaactccggacacgagctttaaaggacatcatgcatgaaaaaaacaggATTAATTCTAGCAAAGTTACTCACTTGTTGCTGCAGTGGTCCTTGACTCTCCTGTGGCTGTTCGCCATCTGGTGTGGTCCTTTCAACAAGATGCTGGGAATGTCTCCTCTTCACATGATGATAGAATGAGTTGTACACTCGATATTCCTCTGTACACCCGTCAATACCACAGAGCAACCTGAAGTCAGGACTGCGGCTGTGCATTCGATTGATGTGGCTCAGTAAAAGTTTCATTGAAAAAGTGACGAAAATGAGGCAGATGACGCAGCGCcaaatcattttgaaaatttcaAAAATTAAATCCAAAGCTTAAACAAGTCGAAATGTTCCTGGAGCATCTGAGAGcgggaaaaaaacaatctcgCTGAAGCGTTTAAATACGGGCTGTTCCATTGTCCGTCAGTGCAGGGGAGATTTATGAATTAagttcttttttattattatatataacGTAAGGAGGAGCTAGTTGCAgtgatacatttttaaatatccTTCATgaatttcaaaatttcactcCATAAGTTAATAAAAGTCTCCCTTCCTACAATATTTACAACATATACGTCAACCCAGAACGTCACATGGGACGTTCCAAGTGCGCCAAAGCGACAGTGACGGAGCAGTGGCGGTCAGTTGCGGCGGACCTGTGCTGTTTGAATTTGAGCGCTGGGAATCCTCATAAACGGACAACGACATGGAAGACGATGGAAGTGCTTTTTCGGGGATGGATACCACAACAGTTGCAGTACTGAAAGGTAACCTAAATTTGCTTTTGACAGTCTTTAAGGTCATTGTGGGCTCACGTGGTGCTCACATGGCGCTCATGCAGTGCGCCATGCATGCACAAGCTTTTCTGTTGCTACAGAATACTGTTTATCTTCTCTTTTGTTACAGATTTATAAAAATTGAAGCACATACATTTTCAgtctattatcatttagtattaaagtttatttagcctttttttctgtttctgaattacTGGGGCAGCAAGTGATTAGATACTTTAATTTCTGTCAGCAGACCTTGTaatcctccagaccctccatacagagtctgctctctccatgCATGGGATTTTCACTATTTGGGTGTCTTTGTAAATTGAGCTACAGCCTGATAGCTTCACagagtcacttttcaaagttagcatGATAGCatctgtcatggtttgtttgctgtggcgctctggcgcatgcgtatcCTGGCTCGTGCGCGAGCTGCACGGGCTCACAGGGCTGTGCGCAGACCCTAGCAGACAAGCAACTTACAAAACAGCGCAAGTTCAGCGTTGCAGTACACACACTGAACGATATTTTCAGCACTTCAAAGTGTGAAGTGGTCCCAggcgccagaccttttcagtctttTTCGCCCATCTTCcgtcacctctctctctctctctctctctctctctctctctctctctcacacctcATTGCCACATGAGGTTAATGAAAGGAAGCCTGGAGGTATAAGACTTTGTCTCGAtcattttttgtatttgagTTACTCGAGTAATAGTTGCAGCCTGAGTAAATGCAGTAGCTAGGTGACAATGGCGGGAGGGTGTGGAACTAACGCAGCTGGCGCTGAGCTGTGTGTCAAGTTACCACATACGCAATGAATGGGTTTGCCACAGGTCTGTACTTTGCACGTTTGGTGTGAAACCGGCTTGAGTTCAGCATAAGATGGGACATAGTGGGTGTCCATACTAACTTTAACGTATGAAAAACACTACCTGATATGCCAAAACCATTTGTGATTTTATTAGAAATTGCATGCAGGcttaaattaaatgtaaattcatATACCTGCTTCAGAAGTTCTTCTCTGCTACTGCCATCAGCACATTCTCACCCTTTCAAATAGGATTGTGACTTATGTACCAGGTAACAAAATAACACATATTCacagtgtgtttgtatgtgtctTCCAGCTGCTAATGTCAGCACAGACATGCTTTCCAGTCTCTCCAAGGAGGACTTGCGAGACCTCTTTCCAGGGCCTGAGCACTTTATCCGAAGGATGGCCATTTGGAGGACCATACATGGTGGAAATGAGGTGATATTAGATTTAAAATTGTGTAGTTAGTACCGTTACTATGCTGTGTTGTAACATCAGGGAAACAATTACTTTTTGGTGTTGTCTCTAGTGTTTTACTATTCACTTAAAGTTTATGTGAGATAAATGCTTGTCTTTTTCAGTATGAACAATTAGCCTACAACAACCAGCCTCACCCAGGCACCTCTGGATGTGATGCCACCTCTATTCCCACTACCCCAACcccatccacccctccatccatccccgcACCAGGAGACAGTGCCAGCAGAACTGTACAGCTTGTATGTCCACAGTTTGTTGTTTACACAGACACAGAGTTGGAGCAGTCGAGAACCGCCTATTTTGAAAAGCAACGTGCTGGACAAGAAGGCGACTATACACTCTCCAAAGAGCTTCGCTGCCGCTTAATAAGGAATACAGTAACAAGCATGCTTGCCATTAAGACAGCTGCTGAGGATGACTTCCAATATCCATGCTGCAGAGAGCTATCTGCGATGGCTAAGCGTCTCATTGAGTACTACCCGATGCTGCGGGACAGAACTGCAGCCAGTGGAGATGAGTGGGTAAGAGGATGTGCTTTATTCAGGATCACTGGTTTTATGGCTTGATTTAAATTTCATTAATGTgattctttgtttgttttattttcagaaatctGTCAAGAAGCAGCTTTTGAAAAGGGTCCAGAACGTGACACCCCCAAAAAAGAGACAGGGAGCAACTCCCTCAAGAAAGAGGCAACGAGCCATCATCAATGAGAGCAGCAGCAAGGAGTCATCCACTGATGACAGTGGGTCCACTGCTTCAACTTTGATCTTGGAAAGATCACCACAGTCTGGAGGCAGTTCCCCAGAGGCTGAACAGTTGGATGGTAAGAGCACATatcaaacaatcaatcaatcaatctttatttgtaaaagcacttttcatattcatgatAAAGAACGCAAAGTActgaacagtaaaatcagtcataaaaacaagaacaaaaaccacACTGTCAGTATgcatgcgcacgcacgcacacacacacacacacacacacacacacacccaggtgtacatgcacacatacatacagaCATACTCCCATTTTGTGTCACACAAAAGAGGAGACATGACATATTGagactgtgtttttgtattaCAACTACTACCAGTATTGACAAGCAGGAAtgcctttatttttaattttgtaaatGTAACAATTTCAACATCTCTTAAAACCTTACTTTACAACTACAAGATTTATCATAACCGTGCCACTTCATACATTTGTGATCAGTAAACGTTTAGTGACAAGACTAAAATGTACTATTTCACATGGGCTAATGTCTATAACTCACTAAAATATTGATTCAGGTACATTCTATTTGACctgtattttaaataaatattgatttttgtcCCAGTACCAGCTtcaggttctggtcctggtggttcATCTggaaagaggagacagagagaggacactCCTGTTGACTTAACACTTCAGACTAATTCATCTGAAAGTAAGTAACTTtgaatattttcatgtttcttgtAACTGTAATGGCAGAAACAGTGATTGTAGTTTCATTTCAACAATAGGGCCTGAAACTTCTGACAGCCTTCAGAACCAGGCCAGACACTACGGAGTTCTGCAGGAGCTGTACAAATCCAGGCCCAGACCCAACAAGAAGGATGTTGCCCAACTGTTGGACCTGGAATACCAAGCAAGACGGGCTTACATCAACTCTGATGTGATGAGGGAACAGGACAAACCGACCAAGATACTTCAAGCATATCCCTGCTTCAGAGAAGTGGATCATGTAAGCAAATCAAATCATTCTCACTGATTTATATTTAATATGAAGTAGTAAGGCATTAGTTTGCACATTGTATAATGTTAgccatttcttccatttttaataTAAACTGAGCAGATATTCCCAGTTCTGTTTTGCACAAATTGTTTCATAATTCATAAAGCAGATTAGTCCATAGTTTCCTCTTCCATATAGGTCCAGAAATGTTTTACTTGCTATATTTGAGTGGAATGCAtcttttaaagatatttttctatCTGTCTGTTCTCCTGTGGTAGATAATGGATGAACTGCAGCGGATCCTCGATCAAGGAAACTCTCACTTCATACCTGATCTGAAGAAGCGCTGGGGGACCTTTTGTACGAAGATCCAGTTTTATGGAGTTTTCAAAAAAGTCATGAGACCTCCAGTGGCGGATGAAGGTAATGACACACTTGATAGAGAATTCATAGACTGGCCACAGTAGTTGGTGCTTCTTATGCTACCCAGGTTCAGACATCCACCCAGTGCTCACCATTTACATAACTTGTCAACTGTCATCATCACCTTACCATGTCCACTTTCATCCACATATAACTCACTGTTCTTTACTGTCTCTCCCAACCACATTTACTGCCTCTTGTCATGTTGCTCTCctatctttgtttttatgttttttgaataagtgatttttttttctccccacagtTAAGCAAGCCATTGCCACAATGAAAGCTTTGCCTGACATCTTTCCATCACCTTTTGCTCCACCCAAGAAGTTAGGGCATGCGAGTGAGGCTATGCTTCACATCCTCAAGGTAAGAAATTCATACATGTATGACAGTTTTTCATGCACTTTACAGTATACAGTTTATCAAATGTTACTACTTGACTCGAGTAACTAAACGGTGATTTGTTATGGTGattatatttgtatttgtgtttcagTCTGCAGAAGATGCCAACACCTTTCTTCAAACCAGACCACTCTCCAGCCCTGTGGTGATTGTCACTGAGACCAACTGCATTCTGGCCATCGGTACCATTCCTGTGCTGACCTTCCCAAAGGAGGACATCTCTGACAGTGTGATGTACATCATGGCATGCTACTACACCTTTCAC encodes:
- the LOC115401676 gene encoding uncharacterized protein LOC115401676, with translation MEDDGSAFSGMDTTTVAVLKAANVSTDMLSSLSKEDLRDLFPGPEHFIRRMAIWRTIHGGNEYEQLAYNNQPHPGTSGCDATSIPTTPTPSTPPSIPAPGDSASRTVQLVCPQFVVYTDTELEQSRTAYFEKQRAGQEGDYTLSKELRCRLIRNTVTSMLAIKTAAEDDFQYPCCRELSAMAKRLIEYYPMLRDRTAASGDEWKSVKKQLLKRVQNVTPPKKRQGATPSRKRQRAIINESSSKESSTDDSGSTASTLILERSPQSGGSSPEAEQLDVPASGSGPGGSSGKRRQREDTPVDLTLQTNSSERPETSDSLQNQARHYGVLQELYKSRPRPNKKDVAQLLDLEYQARRAYINSDVMREQDKPTKILQAYPCFREVDHIMDELQRILDQGNSHFIPDLKKRWGTFCTKIQFYGVFKKVMRPPVADEVKQAIATMKALPDIFPSPFAPPKKLGHASEAMLHILKSAEDANTFLQTRPLSSPVVIVTETNCILAIGTIPVLTFPKEDISDSVMYIMACYYTFHLTYPKCLATLLSVLQTEVLMDAIHDKDMTSSYKKAMAEWRKFITE